From Solanum stenotomum isolate F172 chromosome 2, ASM1918654v1, whole genome shotgun sequence:
ATCAGCCCTAAGCTCTTAATTAATTAcaattacattaattaattaatacataGGGCAGACTCATGAGAGAGGTAGACTCTTGTTAGGCATGCGCTAGCTGGAGACCACTAAACTCAATCATTTTatggtaaaacccccgctctcATGCAATAGCTCGCACCACTAAACTCAATCATAGTCGATAGCAAATAGGAAAAACACGTATTTAATATTCTGAATGCGTCTCTGCTAAACAAGTATGCTTGAGAGAAGGATCATCATCACGTAAGAGGATTTTCGAGTAAAGAGCAGTGGAGAGCAATAGAGCAATGATGACTAAAACTGAGAGAGATGATAGAGTTAGCATTATGGTGTGTGGCACTTTTCCTTTAACCTCTTTTGCATATCTTGTAGATGCCAATGCTAATAGTGTTACTGGATATGAATATGCCCACCATGCCACGTTAAATTTTCTCATTGATTTCTTGAAAAGACTTGGCCTGCATATCTAAAAAgttcaaacaaaaaaactataatCAATCACTATCGTTCAGAagcaaattcaaaattttagaacATCAACGTTGTACCAATAACTTAGTTCATAATATAAGTTTTCTATATATTAACGTATGTTGAATTTTCTAACATACACATATAAGATTTGAGATAGATTATTGAATTTGACCAAACCCTAATGCTATACATATTGGTCTTCATCACACCTAAaagttttctaaaaaaataatcgaTAAATATATTACGTATATactcaaaataaatttgtacgtgatataattttaatatttttgaccAAACCATCTACCTAAAAAGATTTGATCAGTTTTATACTTTTATGGGATTGTGGATCTAGTAGACTGACAAATGAGAGTCGTCTTGATCACGGCATGTACGGCTCGTACAAGAAAACCTGAATATTTAAATAGCAAGCCAATATTTAATAacgttaatatttttaatatacaaaaaCAATGAAATTAGAAACATAAATAACAAGTTGATCCTAAAAGAAaacaatattataattatattccTAATACGACACATACGTAGACTTGAAGACAAAGTTGTTGTAAAGTCAATTTCATCTAATTGCACATGCAAGGAAGTGAAAAATTCCAACTTAGGAttgaaaaacaataataataataataataataataataataataataataataataataatatataaattaaaggtTTCTGATATATATTCATCAAATTTTGCAAGTTGAAGACTCCTTTAATCTTGGATTCAACTCATATATCGTATAAAGAGTTTTATATTATCAATATGTAATATAACTTGTTATAAAAGATTGTCTATTTTATAGCTAATTAAAAGTTATATCGAATAATATGTTTtggaatttttaaaagaaaatgaatactttttaaatttaacgTTACCAGTGACGTAAAGAGGAATAACGAGAGAAAGAAGAACATCTTCGAAGTAGTATCGAAGGTTCCAGTAATTGACGCCCAAGCCAAGCTAGCCATACTCGGAGCAGCCgagaacaagaagaaaacgGGCCGTAACATAGCCGGTAGCCGGTCACTTCCCGATAGCCGCTGATACAACGTAACAAAAAGGACCAAATAATGAACCATGCCTAATGAAAACAAGCAAACCGAAACCTCTTGCCAGCCCATTTTAGCCGCGGCCCGAGCCCCGACTAAGTTCCCAATGACCGATAAATGGCTCGTTGGGTTAGCCACGGCTGTTAAAAACCTTTTCCCTTTAGTGAACCATTGCCCATAAATTTTCACATCCAAAATTATAACCGGAACAGCAAAAACCCACCAAAGAGCTTTGTAACCAACGTGTTTTGGAGCTATAATAAAAGGGTAGGATTCGAGTAAAATGAGCCAAGAAATCCAAGGGGCAAAAAGGTAATTTACACCAACATGGTGTAGAAACTCACCTTTGACTAAATCAAATCGAAAGACGCATTTCAAGAGGTAGAGTACTGAAAGTAGAACCAGAATCAATAAAGCAAACGACCATGAGAATATTAGAATGGGACGATAGATTATTTGAGGGACACGATGTAAGAATTTTGTTTCGTTATTAGTTGGGTCGAGTAGTGTTTTCCATAATAAAGTTTCCCAACATAAAGATAGGCTTATTCTAAAATAGCCTGCATGAATCCTCGTTAGCATTGAGAATAAAGTGAGAAGGCTATGATCGTCTTCTCGCTTTTCTAATGAACTGAGAGAGGAATCATCGATTGTAATATCAATATCTGTAATATCAATATCTGGTACAGTATTTTGGTTTTCGGACTCATGAGTACTAATAGGTGTGAGAATTATTTCATCTAATACTGGGGTGATTCTCAACGACATATTTGAAGGAATTAATGGAGTTTAATGTATCTTGTTAGAGATTATTATAGGGGAGAGATTGATAATAGGACAAATTAAGTAGGATTAAAGAAAGTGAAAATTGGGTTAGCTAGATGCTAAATGGAgacaaatgaattaattaaaaagagtACCAAATCAAATTTTCCTTCTAATTAGCTGGAGGTACATGCAGACAGGTACAAACTAagtttatattatttgaatGGTAAGATGTATGAGTTTAATATCTACACCAATGGCAAAATATCtctaatagaaaataaaaaatgaacgacaaattaataaattttgcagctaaacaaagaaaattttacTAGCTAGGAACCTTTTAGCTGCGAATTAGCTAGAAATATCAACAAATACCGTAgcaaatttcatattttctaataAGGTATATTTTACATTGTATGATTATTGAAAAGGATTAAAGTTATATGTACTGACACGGTAATATATCttaaacataaaattatatatgtgtagaaaataaatattacacTTTGTGGTTAATGAATATACATGTACATATCGTTAAATGTGTGGTTTAATTaaattgtattatatttatcaatttttatacatttgaatATTTATATGAACCAAAATATTACTTGTCAATGCCTTAGTACTTAGTAGTTAGTACTACTATTTACATTgttgaaaatgaagaagtttagGACCTAAAGAAAAGTCAGCCCATTGGACAAGTATTTGGGTCCAATGGCAATTGGACTAACAGAATGAGAGGACGCAGCCCAAATATCAACTAGCCTTTTGTAACAAACTAAGTGACTCCCTATGTTATATTTTGGAAAAACTACCTAACTACAAATACATTACTAccatatatactatatttaccTCTAGTctaaaacaattacatatactaccacttttaatatttataccacatattttaaaagatttaattaGATACACAAATCCCTTAAATATGGTATTggataattatcttaaatttaatCTCCTTAATTAATGGTCCACATTAACAACCCAAAATTTTTATCACATAAATCACACCTGCCGTTCCCCACCCCACGTCCACTAACCCTCATTCTTCCTCCATCTTCTCCCTTTTTCTTCCTTCATCCTCTCAatacatatttgcatgttcaaaTCAGCATTATAcatatatgtttgtttttattattttattattctcatGTATCTTGATTTTGTATCTGCGTTAAAGCTCATAACGTTCTGACACTCAATTTAAAAAAGTTCTATAAATtaggttttatattttttgattttgttatttctcaaaTACTTTAATGGCTGGTCATTCTCAAAATCAGATGATTCTTGTTAAAGGTACTACACATTAACAATATTATACTAAATCAAACAACttctatttgttattttcacTCATGAGTTTTTCATTATAGGGACTGACTCTTCATNNNNNNNNNNNNNNNNNNNNNNNNNNNNNNNNNNNNNNNNNNNNNNNNNNNNNNNNNNNNNNNNNNNNNNNNNNNNNNNNNTTTTTTTTTGGATTAGTGATAAGGCAGATACTCTAACATCGTGAATTGTTCCTAAATTCGATTGTTTCAATTACAttccatatttagatacacataatttatgtttatgcttACAACTTActatgtattcgag
This genomic window contains:
- the LOC125855052 gene encoding S-type anion channel SLAH4-like, whose translation is MSLRITPVLDEIILTPISTHESENQNTVPDIDITDIDITIDDSSLSSLEKREDDHSLLTLFSMLTRIHAGYFRISLSLCWETLLWKTLLDPTNNETKFLHRVPQIIYRPILIFSWSFALLILVLLSVLYLLKCVFRFDLVKGEFLHHVGVNYLFAPWISWLILLESYPFIIAPKHVGYKALWWVFAVPVIILDVKIYGQWFTKGKRFLTAVANPTSHLSVIGNLVGARAAAKMGWQEVSVCLFSLGMVHYLVLFVTLYQRLSGSDRLPAMLRPVFFLFSAAPSMASLAWASITGTFDTTSKMFFFLSLFLFTSLICRPSLFKKSMRKFNVAWWAYSYPVTLLALASTRYAKEVKGKVPHTIMLTLSSLSVLVIIALLLSTALYSKILLRDDDPSLKHTCLAETHSEY